In one Candidatus Binataceae bacterium genomic region, the following are encoded:
- the mdh gene encoding malate dehydrogenase, protein MARKKIAFIGAGNVGATCAHLCFLRQLGDIVLYDIIDGLPQGKALDMLESAPVLGVDVKVTGTTNIADVAGADCCVVTSGSPRKPGMSRDDLLKINAKVMNDVGGAIKQHAPNAFIIAVTNPLDAMVTQLKRVTGFDKHRIVGQAGVLDSARFRTFLAAELGVSVASVSAMVLGGHGDDMVPIRSQTTIGSVPVEKLIKPERLEQIEKRTRTGGGEIVELMKTSSYYAAGTAVYQMVEAYMLDRKQILPCAAYLDGEYGQSGLFAGVPVVIGAGGVEKVVQIDLTAAEKKAFDSSVAHVRELIDAMDKVIAAGN, encoded by the coding sequence GTGGCTCGTAAAAAAATTGCGTTTATCGGCGCGGGCAATGTCGGCGCGACCTGCGCCCATCTCTGTTTCCTGCGTCAGCTCGGCGATATCGTCCTCTACGACATTATTGACGGCCTGCCGCAGGGCAAGGCGCTCGACATGCTCGAATCGGCGCCTGTGCTTGGCGTCGATGTCAAAGTCACCGGCACCACCAATATCGCGGATGTCGCGGGCGCCGATTGCTGCGTCGTCACCTCGGGCTCGCCGCGCAAGCCCGGCATGAGCCGCGACGATCTGCTCAAGATCAACGCCAAGGTCATGAACGACGTGGGTGGCGCGATCAAACAGCACGCGCCCAACGCGTTTATTATCGCGGTCACCAATCCGCTCGACGCGATGGTGACGCAGCTCAAGCGCGTCACCGGCTTTGACAAGCATAGGATCGTGGGGCAGGCGGGCGTGCTCGATTCGGCACGCTTCCGGACCTTCCTCGCCGCGGAGCTGGGCGTGTCGGTCGCCAGCGTCTCGGCGATGGTGCTCGGCGGGCACGGCGACGACATGGTGCCGATTCGCAGTCAGACCACGATCGGCAGCGTGCCGGTCGAGAAGCTGATCAAGCCAGAGCGTCTCGAGCAGATCGAAAAACGCACGCGCACCGGCGGCGGCGAGATCGTCGAGCTGATGAAAACCTCGTCGTATTACGCGGCCGGTACGGCGGTATACCAGATGGTCGAGGCGTACATGCTCGATCGTAAGCAAATCCTGCCGTGCGCGGCCTACCTCGATGGCGAGTACGGGCAGAGCGGCCTCTTCGCGGGCGTGCCGGTTGTGATCGGCGCGGGCGGCGTCGAGAAGGTGGTGCAGATCGATCTCACCGCGGCCGAAAAGAAGGCATTCGACAGCTCGGTCGCGCATGTGCGCGAGCTGATCGATGCAATGGACAAAGTGATAGCTGCTGGTAACTAG
- the sdhA gene encoding succinate dehydrogenase flavoprotein subunit — MPGNHLIVGGGLAGLTAAMRLAEEGEKVDLFSIVPVKRSHSVCAQGGINGAVNTKGEGDSPMIHFDDSIYGGDFLAHQPPVKGMCEAAPAIIYLFDRMGVMFNRTPEGLLDFRRFGGTKHHRTAFAGATTGQQLLYALDEQVRRYEAAGLIRKFEGWEMLSVVQDEAGDCRGICAIDTRSLEMRTFPADTVMIATGGPGLIFGRSTQSLVNTGSAVSSCYQQGATYANGEFIQVHPTAVPGEDKNRLISESIRGEGGRVWTYKEGKPWYFLEEMYPAYGNLVPRDIATRAIHKVIFEMKLGVDGQPLVYLDVSHLDPVLLRQRVEGVLEIYEKFAGQDPTKVPMKIFPAMHYSMGGLWVDYNQQTNVAGLFAAGECEFQYHGANRLGANSLLSCVYGGEVGAKAMTAYAKAHKSNGDTHAHDQELTRQREAFDKIFKMDGNENAFALWRDLGDIMTANVTVVRHNNLLKETDDKLLEFKERWGRIGLNDKGKWANQEALFVRHLWNMLELARPITIGALNRNESRGAHYKPEFPERDDENFLKTTLASWSSDGPRFGWEPVDVSLIPLRARRYDVDKSATAKPAEKAA; from the coding sequence ATGCCAGGTAACCATCTGATCGTCGGCGGCGGCCTCGCGGGCCTCACTGCCGCCATGCGGCTCGCCGAAGAAGGCGAGAAGGTCGATCTGTTTTCGATCGTTCCGGTGAAGCGCTCGCATTCGGTGTGCGCGCAGGGCGGAATCAACGGCGCGGTGAATACCAAGGGCGAGGGCGACTCGCCGATGATTCACTTCGACGATTCGATCTATGGCGGCGACTTCCTTGCGCATCAGCCGCCCGTCAAGGGCATGTGCGAAGCCGCGCCCGCTATCATTTATCTATTCGATCGCATGGGCGTGATGTTCAATCGCACGCCCGAGGGCCTGCTCGACTTCCGCCGCTTCGGCGGCACCAAGCATCACCGGACCGCGTTCGCCGGCGCGACTACCGGACAGCAGCTTCTCTACGCTCTCGACGAGCAGGTGCGCCGCTACGAGGCCGCTGGACTCATCCGCAAGTTCGAAGGATGGGAGATGCTGAGCGTCGTGCAGGACGAGGCGGGCGATTGCCGCGGTATCTGCGCGATCGACACGCGCTCGCTCGAGATGCGCACCTTCCCCGCCGACACCGTGATGATAGCGACGGGCGGCCCGGGTCTCATCTTCGGCCGCTCGACGCAGTCGCTCGTCAACACCGGCTCGGCGGTGAGCTCCTGCTATCAGCAGGGCGCGACCTACGCTAACGGCGAGTTTATCCAGGTTCACCCGACGGCAGTGCCGGGCGAAGACAAGAACCGCCTAATCTCGGAATCGATCCGCGGCGAGGGCGGCCGCGTCTGGACCTACAAGGAAGGTAAGCCATGGTACTTCCTCGAAGAGATGTACCCGGCGTACGGAAACCTGGTGCCGCGCGATATCGCAACGCGCGCGATTCACAAGGTCATCTTCGAGATGAAGCTGGGTGTCGACGGTCAGCCGCTGGTGTACCTCGACGTGAGCCATCTCGATCCGGTGCTGCTGCGCCAGCGCGTCGAAGGCGTGCTCGAAATCTACGAGAAGTTCGCGGGCCAGGATCCGACCAAGGTTCCGATGAAGATTTTCCCCGCGATGCATTACTCGATGGGCGGGCTGTGGGTTGATTACAACCAGCAGACCAACGTCGCCGGCCTTTTCGCCGCGGGCGAATGCGAGTTCCAGTATCACGGCGCAAATCGCCTCGGCGCTAACTCGTTGTTGTCGTGCGTTTATGGCGGCGAAGTCGGCGCCAAGGCGATGACCGCGTACGCCAAGGCGCACAAGTCGAACGGCGACACGCACGCGCATGACCAGGAGTTGACGCGCCAGCGCGAAGCGTTCGATAAGATCTTCAAGATGGACGGCAACGAAAACGCGTTCGCCCTGTGGCGCGATCTCGGCGATATCATGACCGCCAACGTTACCGTCGTGCGCCATAACAACCTGTTGAAAGAAACCGACGACAAGTTGCTCGAATTCAAGGAGCGATGGGGCCGGATCGGGCTCAATGACAAGGGCAAGTGGGCCAACCAGGAAGCGCTCTTCGTGCGGCACCTGTGGAACATGCTCGAGCTGGCGCGGCCGATCACGATCGGCGCGCTCAACCGCAACGAATCGCGCGGAGCGCACTACAAGCCCGAGTTCCCCGAGCGCGACGACGAGAATTTTCTCAAGACCACGCTCGCAAGCTGGTCGTCCGATGGTCCGCGCTTCGGATGGGAGCCGGTTGACGTGAGCCTGATCCCGCTGCGCGCCCGCCGTTACGACGTTGACAAGTCGGCCACGGCGAAGCCCGCGGAGAAGGCGGCGTAA
- the sdhB gene encoding succinate dehydrogenase iron-sulfur subunit, whose product MAERTTVLRIKRQESPSKSSYWEEFEIPYKSNHNIISMLMEIRRNPVTRQGKRTTPVVFDANCLEEVCGSCTMVINGRVRQACSQLAEGLEGTTTVEPMSKFPVVRDLWVDRSKMFDYLKKAHSWIPIDGTYDLGPGPRVNSEDQQFAYLFSRCMTCGCCLEACPQVNDHSKFMGAAIIGQVYLMGQHPTGAMHQDERLEALMGEGGISDCGNAQNCVEVCPKNIPLTTAIGEVGRQTSVKWLRDLFSK is encoded by the coding sequence GTGGCAGAACGTACGACAGTCCTCAGGATCAAGCGGCAGGAAAGCCCGTCGAAATCTTCCTACTGGGAAGAGTTCGAGATCCCCTACAAGTCAAATCACAACATCATCTCGATGCTGATGGAGATTCGGCGCAATCCTGTCACGCGGCAGGGTAAGCGCACGACCCCCGTGGTGTTCGACGCCAACTGCCTCGAAGAGGTTTGCGGCTCGTGCACGATGGTGATCAACGGGCGCGTGCGCCAGGCGTGTTCGCAGCTCGCCGAGGGCCTCGAAGGTACGACGACGGTCGAGCCGATGTCGAAGTTCCCGGTCGTGCGCGATCTGTGGGTCGATCGCTCGAAGATGTTCGATTACCTGAAGAAGGCGCATTCGTGGATTCCGATCGACGGCACCTACGACCTTGGCCCTGGCCCGCGCGTGAATTCCGAGGATCAGCAGTTCGCGTATCTGTTCTCGCGATGCATGACTTGCGGATGCTGTCTCGAAGCTTGCCCGCAGGTTAACGATCATTCGAAGTTCATGGGCGCCGCGATTATTGGCCAGGTGTACCTGATGGGGCAGCATCCGACCGGCGCGATGCATCAGGATGAGCGCCTCGAAGCGTTGATGGGCGAGGGTGGTATTTCAGATTGCGGCAACGCGCAGAATTGCGTCGAGGTTTGTCCCAAGAATATCCCGCTGACAACCGCGATCGGTGAGGTTGGCCGTCAGACATCTGTGAAGTGGCTGCGCGATCTATTCAGCAAATAG
- the sucC gene encoding ADP-forming succinate--CoA ligase subunit beta has protein sequence MNIHEFQAKQILGRFGAPVPKGQPALTADEAVAAFKALGQDKGVIKVQIHAGGRGKAGGVKLISSADQARDFANKWLGNKIETHQTGPDGRIVRKLYVEEASQIARELYLGMLVDRKAGTVSVIASTEGGMEIEEVAAKTPERIVTESINPLLGISGFVARKIAFALGLKDKQVGQFVTLLTALHKAFWETDASLIEINPLIVTKDGRVVCLDAKMSFDDNGLFRHPDIRELRDSNEEDPAETEAAKYDLSYVHLDGNIGCMVNGAGLAMATMDIVKHYGAEPANFLDVGGGANTEKVAAAFRILLSDKRVKGVLINIFGGIMQCDVLAKGVVEAAKQVNLSVPLVVRMEGTNVKEGKQILAESGIKVITGADMADAAHRIVQAIGA, from the coding sequence ATGAATATTCACGAGTTTCAAGCAAAACAAATCCTGGGCCGCTTCGGCGCGCCCGTCCCCAAGGGCCAGCCTGCACTGACTGCTGATGAAGCGGTGGCGGCGTTCAAAGCGCTCGGCCAGGACAAGGGCGTGATCAAGGTGCAGATCCATGCCGGCGGCCGCGGCAAGGCCGGCGGCGTCAAGCTGATCTCGAGCGCCGACCAGGCGCGCGACTTCGCCAACAAATGGCTCGGCAACAAGATCGAGACGCATCAGACCGGGCCCGACGGCCGCATCGTGCGCAAGCTCTACGTCGAAGAGGCCAGCCAGATCGCGCGCGAGTTGTACCTCGGCATGCTGGTCGATCGTAAAGCGGGCACGGTGTCGGTGATCGCCAGCACCGAAGGCGGCATGGAAATCGAAGAAGTCGCAGCCAAGACTCCGGAGCGTATCGTCACCGAGTCGATCAATCCGCTGCTCGGCATTTCCGGCTTCGTCGCGCGGAAGATCGCTTTTGCGCTCGGCCTCAAGGATAAGCAGGTCGGGCAGTTTGTGACTCTACTCACTGCGCTGCACAAGGCGTTCTGGGAGACTGACGCTTCACTTATCGAAATCAATCCACTGATTGTTACCAAGGATGGCCGCGTCGTATGCCTCGACGCGAAGATGTCCTTCGATGACAACGGCCTGTTCCGTCATCCGGATATCCGCGAGCTGCGCGATTCCAACGAAGAAGATCCCGCCGAGACCGAGGCCGCGAAGTACGATCTCAGCTACGTGCATCTCGACGGCAATATCGGATGCATGGTCAATGGCGCGGGGCTTGCGATGGCGACGATGGACATCGTGAAGCACTACGGCGCCGAGCCTGCGAACTTCCTCGACGTGGGCGGCGGTGCCAACACGGAGAAGGTGGCGGCAGCGTTCCGGATCCTGCTCTCCGACAAACGGGTGAAGGGCGTTCTGATCAATATATTCGGCGGAATCATGCAGTGCGACGTTCTGGCCAAGGGCGTCGTCGAGGCGGCCAAGCAAGTCAATTTGTCAGTGCCGCTGGTGGTGCGGATGGAAGGCACCAACGTCAAAGAGGGCAAGCAGATCCTGGCCGAGTCGGGAATCAAAGTAATCACAGGCGCTGACATGGCCGACGCCGCGCACCGTATCGTGCAGGCGATCGGAGCATAG
- the sucD gene encoding succinate--CoA ligase subunit alpha — MSILVNKNTRVLTQGITGSTAQFHTRACKEYGTKMVGGVVPGKGGTDFEGIPVFNTVEEARKATGCDATVIYVPPPFAADAILEAAAAGIELIICITEGIPVLDMVKVKAYLAGTKSRLIGPNCPGIITPGECKIGIMPGYIHKQGDIGVVSRSGTLTYEAVHQLTQLGIGQSSCIGIGGDPIVGTSHIDSLRLFNEDPKTRAIIMIGEIGGSAEEEAAAYIKQNVKKPVVAFIAGQTAPKGRRMGHAGAIISGGRGTAADKIAALKDAGIAVAMSPADLGSTMKNLLEGKA, encoded by the coding sequence ATGAGTATTCTCGTAAACAAAAACACCCGCGTGCTGACGCAGGGCATCACCGGCTCGACGGCGCAGTTTCATACGCGGGCGTGCAAGGAATACGGCACCAAGATGGTCGGCGGCGTCGTGCCCGGCAAGGGCGGCACCGACTTCGAGGGTATCCCCGTTTTCAACACGGTCGAGGAAGCGCGCAAAGCCACGGGATGCGACGCGACCGTCATTTATGTTCCGCCGCCGTTCGCAGCCGACGCGATTCTCGAGGCCGCAGCCGCCGGGATCGAGCTCATCATCTGCATCACCGAAGGCATCCCGGTGCTCGACATGGTGAAGGTGAAGGCCTACTTGGCGGGCACGAAGTCGCGGCTCATCGGCCCGAACTGCCCCGGTATCATCACCCCCGGCGAGTGCAAGATCGGCATCATGCCGGGGTACATCCACAAGCAGGGTGACATCGGCGTCGTCTCGCGCTCGGGCACGCTCACTTACGAGGCCGTGCATCAGCTCACGCAGCTCGGTATAGGCCAGTCGAGCTGTATCGGGATCGGCGGCGATCCGATCGTCGGCACCTCGCACATCGATTCGCTGAGACTCTTCAACGAAGACCCAAAGACGCGCGCGATCATCATGATCGGTGAGATCGGCGGCTCGGCCGAAGAGGAAGCCGCAGCCTATATCAAGCAGAACGTAAAGAAGCCGGTCGTTGCGTTTATCGCGGGCCAGACGGCGCCCAAAGGCCGCCGCATGGGACACGCGGGCGCGATCATTTCGGGCGGGCGCGGCACCGCGGCGGACAAGATCGCGGCGCTCAAGGACGCGGGTATCGCGGTTGCGATGAGTCCGGCCGATCTCGGCTCGACAATGAAGAATCTGCTGGAGGGCAAGGCCTGA
- the ndk gene encoding nucleoside-diphosphate kinase, protein MERTFAIIKPDAVRRGLAGDIIKRIEGSGLQIAALKKIQLTPADAASFYEVHKARPFFEGLCAYMTSGPVIVLVLQGDNAIKRWRELMGATDPKKADAGTIRKDFGIDVEQNATHGSDAPETAAVEIAFFFARREILS, encoded by the coding sequence ATGGAACGCACATTTGCGATTATCAAGCCTGATGCCGTCCGCCGCGGCCTCGCCGGCGACATCATCAAGCGCATCGAAGGATCGGGGCTGCAGATCGCGGCGCTCAAGAAGATTCAGCTTACGCCCGCCGATGCCGCATCATTTTATGAAGTCCACAAGGCGCGTCCGTTTTTCGAAGGCCTCTGCGCCTACATGACATCGGGCCCGGTGATCGTCTTGGTGCTGCAGGGCGACAACGCGATCAAGCGCTGGCGCGAGCTGATGGGCGCAACCGATCCAAAAAAAGCCGACGCCGGCACAATTCGCAAAGACTTCGGAATCGACGTCGAACAAAATGCGACGCATGGCTCCGACGCCCCCGAAACCGCGGCGGTCGAGATCGCATTCTTTTTCGCACGTCGGGAAATTCTCAGCTAG
- a CDS encoding methyltransferase domain-containing protein, producing the protein MATDLNIDEVVRERYSAGAAARQDALCCPVNYDPRYLEVIPREVLERDYGCGDPTPYLQPGDTVLDLGSGGGKACFIAAQIVGASGRVIGVDVNPEMLALARRNAPVVADKLGFGNVEFLRGRLEDLSIDLDRLDGWLATNPVSGVTQLARMEDFIAAQRQMKPLVAADSVDVVVSNCVLNLVRDEDKRKVFAEAFRVLRRGGCAVISDIVADEPVPVHLKNDPELWSGCVSGALEQHDFLRAFEDAGFYGIEILHRDEASWRTVEGIEFRSLTVRAFKGKQGPCLDCNQAVIYRGPWRKVEDDDGHTLMRGQSMAVCEKTFRLYTSAPYRNDIIPVPPLTAVASENAHAFDCTRDTVRNPRETKGLEYRATTSGSANCCGPDGCC; encoded by the coding sequence ATGGCGACCGATCTCAATATCGATGAAGTCGTGCGCGAGCGTTATTCGGCGGGCGCGGCGGCGCGCCAGGATGCGCTTTGCTGTCCGGTCAACTACGATCCGCGCTATCTCGAAGTCATTCCCAGAGAAGTGCTCGAACGCGACTACGGATGCGGCGATCCAACGCCTTATCTTCAGCCCGGCGACACCGTGCTGGATCTTGGCAGCGGCGGCGGCAAGGCTTGCTTCATCGCGGCGCAGATCGTTGGCGCGTCCGGCCGTGTGATTGGCGTTGACGTGAATCCCGAGATGCTCGCGTTGGCGCGGCGCAATGCGCCCGTCGTCGCGGACAAACTCGGGTTTGGCAATGTCGAATTCCTGCGCGGCCGTCTTGAAGATCTCTCGATCGACCTGGATCGCCTTGATGGGTGGCTGGCTACGAATCCCGTGAGCGGAGTTACACAGCTCGCGCGGATGGAAGATTTCATTGCCGCGCAGCGTCAGATGAAACCGCTCGTCGCCGCCGACAGCGTCGACGTGGTGGTCTCGAACTGCGTGCTCAACCTCGTTCGTGACGAGGACAAGCGCAAGGTCTTCGCCGAGGCGTTCCGCGTGCTGCGGCGCGGCGGCTGCGCTGTAATTTCCGATATCGTTGCCGACGAGCCAGTGCCGGTGCATCTGAAGAACGACCCCGAGTTGTGGAGCGGATGCGTTTCGGGCGCGCTCGAGCAGCATGACTTTCTCCGCGCCTTCGAAGATGCGGGCTTCTATGGAATCGAGATCCTTCATCGCGACGAAGCGTCGTGGCGGACCGTCGAGGGCATCGAGTTTCGCTCGCTGACGGTCCGCGCCTTCAAGGGCAAGCAGGGTCCCTGCCTCGACTGTAATCAGGCTGTCATCTATCGAGGGCCGTGGCGCAAGGTCGAGGACGACGACGGTCACACTCTGATGCGCGGGCAGTCGATGGCCGTGTGCGAGAAGACCTTCCGCCTCTACACGAGCGCACCATATCGCAACGATATAATCCCTGTGCCGCCTCTCACTGCGGTCGCATCAGAGAACGCGCACGCCTTCGATTGCACGCGCGACACGGTTCGCAATCCCCGCGAAACCAAGGGCCTGGAGTATCGCGCGACCACTAGCGGCAGCGCCAACTGCTGCGGTCCGGACGGCTGTTGTTAG
- the rlmN gene encoding 23S rRNA (adenine(2503)-C(2))-methyltransferase RlmN: MELATQTGATESRDLRDATLEELERIVADGGERPFRARQIARWLFQSRVESFDAMSDVPAGLREYLKVHFKIGGAAVAHVARATDGTRKLLIRLEDGEEIETVIIPTDKRITLCISSQAGCAMACEFCATARMGLHRNLTAGEIVAQIFAARRELGFDEELTNYVFMGMGEPLANYPRLIKTLRIMTAEWGMGISTRRITVSTVGLIPMMEKLAAEIPVNIAVSLHATTNEMRDRLAPINKRYPLEQLIDSCKRLPIRRRDRITFEYVMLAGVNDGAADAKRLVKLLAPLRAKVNLIFFNPFAGSDLGASSRASVEAFQAILQNGNLTATIRESRGLDIAAACGQLYAEQHRAA; this comes from the coding sequence GTGGAACTTGCCACCCAAACGGGAGCGACCGAGTCTCGCGACCTTCGCGATGCGACGCTTGAAGAGCTTGAGCGAATCGTCGCCGACGGGGGAGAGCGCCCCTTCCGCGCCAGACAGATTGCTCGCTGGCTGTTCCAGTCTCGCGTCGAGTCCTTCGATGCGATGAGCGACGTTCCGGCCGGGCTTCGTGAATATCTAAAGGTTCACTTTAAGATTGGCGGTGCGGCCGTCGCGCACGTGGCGCGCGCCACCGACGGTACGCGCAAGCTGCTCATCCGTCTCGAAGACGGCGAGGAAATCGAGACCGTCATCATCCCGACCGACAAGCGCATCACGCTTTGTATATCCAGCCAGGCGGGATGTGCGATGGCGTGCGAGTTCTGCGCGACGGCGCGCATGGGACTGCATCGGAATCTCACCGCGGGCGAGATCGTCGCGCAAATTTTCGCGGCGCGGCGCGAGCTTGGTTTCGACGAGGAGTTGACCAACTACGTTTTCATGGGCATGGGCGAGCCGCTCGCCAACTATCCGCGCCTCATCAAGACGCTCCGCATCATGACCGCGGAGTGGGGCATGGGTATCTCGACGCGACGCATCACGGTCTCGACCGTCGGACTTATCCCGATGATGGAGAAGCTGGCCGCGGAGATTCCCGTGAATATCGCGGTGTCGCTGCACGCGACGACCAACGAGATGCGCGATCGGCTCGCGCCGATCAATAAACGCTACCCGCTCGAGCAGCTTATCGATTCGTGCAAACGGCTGCCGATTCGGCGCCGCGATCGGATCACCTTCGAGTATGTGATGCTCGCCGGCGTGAACGACGGCGCCGCCGATGCGAAGCGGCTCGTCAAGCTGCTCGCGCCGTTGCGTGCCAAGGTCAACCTTATTTTCTTCAATCCGTTTGCAGGATCGGATTTGGGCGCCAGTTCGCGTGCGTCAGTCGAGGCCTTTCAAGCCATCCTTCAGAACGGTAATTTGACCGCTACAATTCGCGAGAGCCGGGGACTCGATATCGCGGCGGCGTGTGGCCAGCTTTACGCCGAACAGCATCGCGCAGCGTGA
- the mtnP gene encoding S-methyl-5'-thioadenosine phosphorylase — protein MGQNVLGVIGGSGFYQMPGLDKVELMELETPFGRPSDPFYQGRIGDIEVVFLARHGRGHRVLPSEINFRANVFGMKQLGVTHLLSVSTAGSLKEEIRPGELVVPDQFIDRTFKRPETFFGDGIVVHVSLADPTCPHLARNVAEAAASTGATVHRGGTYLCIEGPQFSTRAESRLYRQFGADVISMTAMQEARLAREAEICYATLVLVTDYDCWHESVAAVDIGEILRVMKQNVEKAQRSVSGLAHALQNQSRTCACANALKGTIITDPAQIPHKLKEDLRPLVGKYL, from the coding sequence ATGGGACAGAACGTACTCGGGGTCATCGGGGGCAGTGGCTTTTACCAGATGCCGGGGCTCGACAAAGTCGAGCTTATGGAGCTGGAGACGCCCTTCGGGCGGCCGTCCGATCCTTTCTACCAGGGACGCATCGGCGATATCGAAGTCGTGTTCCTCGCACGCCACGGCCGCGGCCATCGCGTGCTGCCATCTGAGATCAACTTCCGCGCGAACGTCTTTGGCATGAAGCAGCTCGGCGTGACGCATCTGCTCTCGGTCTCGACCGCGGGCAGCCTCAAAGAAGAGATCAGACCGGGAGAGCTGGTGGTTCCCGATCAGTTCATCGATCGAACATTCAAACGGCCCGAGACGTTTTTCGGCGACGGGATCGTCGTCCACGTCTCGCTTGCCGATCCCACCTGCCCCCATCTTGCGCGGAACGTCGCCGAGGCGGCGGCCTCGACGGGCGCGACCGTTCATCGCGGCGGCACTTACCTCTGCATCGAAGGCCCGCAGTTCTCGACGCGGGCTGAATCGCGGCTGTATCGGCAGTTCGGCGCCGACGTAATCAGTATGACTGCGATGCAGGAGGCGCGGCTCGCGCGCGAAGCTGAGATCTGTTACGCGACGCTGGTTCTGGTCACCGACTATGACTGCTGGCACGAATCGGTCGCGGCGGTTGACATCGGCGAAATCCTGCGCGTGATGAAACAGAACGTAGAGAAAGCGCAGCGCTCAGTTTCGGGCCTCGCGCATGCGCTACAGAACCAGTCACGCACCTGCGCCTGCGCGAACGCGCTCAAGGGCACGATCATCACCGATCCCGCGCAGATCCCGCACAAGCTCAAAGAGGATTTGCGTCCTCTCGTCGGCAAATACCTGTGA
- a CDS encoding PfkB family carbohydrate kinase — protein sequence MSIVVVGSVAYDTLETTEGSAPDVLGGSASYFSVAARFFAPVSIVAVVGNDFRPEDRRIYTDRGIDVRGLEQKDGPTFRWHGRYHEDMNKRDTIKLALNVFEGFSPSLLPDQRRCDYLFLANISPELQTRVLEQVMSPKLVAGDTMNHWIDERRDDLIAMLPRIDILTLNDEEARMLSGESNLVKAARGIIKMGTRTVLIKRGEYGVLQFSKEGMFAVPAYPLEEVIDPTGAGDTFAGGMMGFLARNGRVTESALRTAVVYGSVLASFVVEDFGLRRLERLSWDEIDNRYRAFIELTDSHHSKWISQ from the coding sequence ATGAGTATCGTAGTTGTTGGATCGGTCGCGTACGACACGCTCGAGACGACGGAGGGCAGCGCGCCCGACGTCCTCGGCGGCTCGGCGAGCTACTTTTCGGTCGCGGCGCGTTTCTTTGCGCCGGTGAGCATCGTCGCCGTCGTCGGCAACGATTTCCGTCCCGAGGACCGTAGGATTTACACCGATCGCGGAATCGACGTGCGCGGACTCGAGCAGAAGGACGGCCCGACCTTTCGATGGCACGGGCGCTATCACGAGGACATGAACAAGCGCGACACGATCAAGCTCGCGCTCAACGTGTTCGAAGGATTCTCGCCGAGCCTGCTGCCCGACCAGCGGCGATGCGACTACCTGTTCCTTGCCAACATCTCGCCCGAGCTGCAAACCCGCGTGCTCGAGCAGGTGATGAGCCCCAAGCTCGTCGCCGGCGACACCATGAATCACTGGATCGATGAGCGCCGCGACGATCTGATCGCGATGCTCCCGCGCATCGACATCCTGACGCTCAATGACGAAGAAGCGCGCATGCTTTCGGGCGAGAGCAACCTGGTCAAAGCCGCGCGCGGCATTATCAAGATGGGAACGCGCACCGTGCTCATCAAGCGCGGCGAGTACGGCGTGCTCCAGTTCAGCAAAGAAGGGATGTTCGCGGTGCCGGCCTATCCGCTCGAAGAAGTGATAGATCCAACCGGCGCTGGCGACACCTTTGCCGGCGGCATGATGGGCTTTCTCGCGCGCAACGGACGCGTCACGGAGTCCGCATTGCGCACGGCGGTCGTTTACGGCAGCGTGCTCGCGTCATTCGTCGTCGAGGACTTCGGCCTGCGGCGCCTCGAGCGGCTTTCGTGGGACGAAATCGACAACCGCTATCGCGCATTCATCGAACTTACCGACTCGCATCATTCGAAATGGATCTCTCAGTAG